One segment of Rhodopirellula baltica SH 1 DNA contains the following:
- a CDS encoding MarR family winged helix-turn-helix transcriptional regulator has translation MREELKKKGPFESLEQEAMLGILRTSDLLENRLARLLRTFSLTPSQYNAMRIMRGEKVPMPCLEVADRMIQVSPAITRVVDQLLNRGLIHKQQSNQDRRVFLVGLTDEGLTLLDKLDEPIQSLHRELLGHVPAEDLHSLNRILQIARERIPG, from the coding sequence TTGCGCGAAGAGCTCAAGAAAAAGGGACCGTTCGAATCGCTTGAGCAGGAGGCCATGCTGGGGATTCTAAGAACCAGCGATCTGCTTGAGAATCGTTTGGCTCGTCTGCTGCGAACCTTCAGTTTGACTCCTTCGCAATATAACGCGATGCGGATCATGCGGGGCGAGAAGGTTCCGATGCCGTGTCTGGAAGTTGCTGATCGGATGATCCAGGTTTCACCTGCGATCACTCGCGTGGTCGACCAATTGCTCAATCGAGGATTGATTCACAAGCAGCAATCCAATCAAGATCGTCGGGTTTTTTTGGTGGGACTGACTGACGAAGGGCTCACTTTGCTGGACAAATTGGATGAGCCCATCCAATCGCTGCATCGCGAGTTGCTGGGGCATGTCCCGGCCGAGGATCTGCACTCGCTCAATCGGATTCTGCAAATTGCCCGCGAGCGGATCCCCGGCTGA
- a CDS encoding efflux RND transporter permease subunit produces the protein MNLPTLAVKYRPIVFSLAILAMAWGAMTYVTIPRREDPEFTIRVCVVSTSWPGAPAETVEELVTDKIEQNLTSIEEVKLTRSTTLTGQSTVFVELEDDIAPADIQNVWDKVRARVDLVTMPADHVRPIVNDEFGDTAVLLLGIHQTPSKDRTEIRPQDRYTLRQLEKYAEDVQDALRLLPGIAKVDMFGQRSEAIFIETDLSNWAQLELTTSQLESLADDRNIIQAGGELDTDSGHFSVKTEGEFNAVDEITQIASTVRTSRGDNSVSLAELGLTVTRDYEDPANYICRVGDTEGSTPAVMLGITMKSGSNIIDVCEAAKYRVREMAEVEQLLPPDIGVTAVSDQSESVAKKIRDVIINVVEAVLIVVVVVYLVVGFRTSFVMAANIPIVVVVTVGLISLFGVQLEQISLAAMIISLGLLVDNAVQVCDQARSNQMAGMEPFPAAIDGANTLAIPMLVGTLTTMAAFVPMLFSLEGGGKEYVYSLPVTVSTTLALSWVLAMSLCVILAGMFIRAPKEDQTGSPVVATWNRISSWWPRRKRQSAMTPERATAKSAKTKQENLAFRVYGWLGGLAVRFKWLTAVATLCLMIGILTLPVSSEFFPDADGTQFAVKVMLPETATIEQTDQVTRQVETILQRLGSEKLAENGFAMPPLRVYRSLVGGGGSRWHLGWDPEPKSRSFAEILVRTTDASVTKQFAQRVREIAERGDETLGIEPIVGARIVPVRLALGPPADPLVFRISGNGFANPSVLREAADDLKQLVTEQSETWDVSDSWGVDGYQIQVDVEQDRAVLAGVTNSQIARTLNSYYSGLQLTTFREGDHEVPVYFRLKASERESVRGLQEAFVEGDRGKVPLASLAVLKPTFEIAKIERRKMNRTIEVSSQMEPGVTGNDVVSRVLKSDEMQRLQEELPTGYWIEPGGSYEESAEAGGQMMMSFAISFLLIVLCLIFQYNGWSKPLIILSTLPLALVGAWLGLYLSDKSLGFMPQLGILALFGIVLNTAIIFVEFADLLIAERARAKKSSGETNGPIVGLTKEEFRDCLIESGKQRMLPIFLTTATTVGGLVPLALSGGPLWEGLAWCMIVGLLLTTTLTLFIVPAFYAILVETFRVVPVSES, from the coding sequence ATGAATTTGCCCACTTTGGCGGTGAAGTACCGTCCAATCGTTTTCTCCTTAGCGATTTTGGCGATGGCATGGGGAGCGATGACCTATGTCACCATTCCTCGACGAGAGGATCCTGAATTCACCATTCGTGTGTGCGTCGTTTCGACGTCTTGGCCTGGAGCACCCGCCGAGACGGTGGAGGAATTGGTGACGGACAAGATCGAACAAAACTTGACCAGTATCGAGGAAGTCAAGCTAACTCGATCCACCACGCTGACCGGTCAATCCACCGTGTTCGTGGAGTTAGAAGACGACATCGCACCGGCCGATATCCAGAACGTGTGGGACAAAGTTCGCGCGCGAGTGGATTTGGTGACGATGCCTGCCGACCATGTGCGACCGATCGTCAATGACGAGTTCGGTGATACCGCGGTGTTGTTGCTGGGTATTCACCAGACTCCATCAAAGGATCGAACGGAGATTCGTCCGCAGGATCGCTACACGTTGCGGCAATTGGAGAAGTATGCGGAAGATGTTCAAGACGCATTGAGGTTGTTGCCGGGGATCGCGAAAGTCGACATGTTTGGCCAGCGATCCGAAGCGATCTTCATCGAAACCGATCTTTCCAATTGGGCTCAGTTGGAACTGACGACCAGCCAGCTGGAGTCTTTGGCCGATGATCGAAACATCATTCAGGCTGGTGGAGAGTTGGACACCGATTCAGGACACTTTTCAGTCAAGACCGAAGGCGAATTCAATGCTGTCGATGAGATCACTCAAATCGCCAGCACGGTGCGAACCAGTCGCGGTGACAACAGCGTTTCGTTGGCCGAACTTGGATTGACGGTCACACGTGATTACGAAGACCCAGCAAACTACATCTGCCGAGTTGGTGACACAGAGGGCAGCACTCCCGCCGTGATGCTTGGAATCACGATGAAGTCCGGTTCAAACATCATCGATGTTTGCGAAGCGGCCAAATATCGAGTGCGGGAAATGGCAGAGGTAGAACAGTTGCTGCCTCCAGACATTGGCGTGACCGCGGTGTCAGATCAAAGTGAAAGCGTCGCGAAGAAGATCCGAGACGTGATCATCAATGTGGTCGAAGCCGTGCTGATCGTCGTTGTGGTTGTCTACTTGGTCGTTGGTTTCCGTACGTCGTTCGTGATGGCTGCGAACATTCCGATCGTGGTGGTGGTCACAGTCGGTTTGATTTCGTTGTTTGGAGTCCAGCTCGAACAAATCTCGCTCGCCGCAATGATCATTTCTTTGGGATTGTTGGTCGACAATGCCGTGCAAGTGTGTGACCAGGCAAGGTCGAACCAAATGGCGGGAATGGAGCCGTTCCCTGCCGCGATTGACGGAGCGAACACTCTCGCGATCCCGATGTTGGTTGGCACACTGACGACGATGGCCGCATTCGTGCCGATGTTGTTCAGCCTGGAAGGTGGCGGCAAAGAATACGTCTACAGTTTGCCAGTCACGGTATCGACGACACTCGCGCTCAGTTGGGTTTTGGCGATGTCGTTGTGCGTGATCTTGGCGGGGATGTTCATTCGGGCTCCGAAAGAAGACCAAACAGGTTCACCCGTCGTTGCAACCTGGAATCGCATTTCGAGTTGGTGGCCCCGAAGAAAACGCCAATCCGCTATGACGCCCGAACGAGCCACTGCGAAGTCGGCAAAAACCAAACAAGAGAATCTTGCGTTTCGTGTGTATGGATGGCTGGGTGGTTTGGCGGTGCGATTCAAATGGTTGACGGCGGTCGCCACGCTCTGCCTGATGATCGGAATCTTAACGCTGCCGGTGAGTTCGGAATTCTTTCCGGATGCGGATGGGACTCAGTTCGCCGTGAAGGTGATGTTGCCCGAAACTGCCACGATTGAACAAACTGATCAAGTCACACGTCAGGTGGAAACCATTCTGCAACGTTTGGGGTCAGAGAAGTTGGCGGAGAATGGATTCGCAATGCCACCGCTTCGCGTGTATCGATCGTTGGTGGGAGGTGGCGGATCACGTTGGCATCTCGGATGGGATCCGGAGCCCAAGTCGAGATCATTTGCGGAGATTTTGGTCCGTACGACGGACGCATCAGTCACCAAACAATTCGCACAACGGGTTCGTGAAATCGCCGAACGTGGCGATGAAACTCTTGGAATCGAACCAATCGTTGGTGCTCGCATTGTGCCGGTTCGATTGGCCTTGGGGCCTCCGGCAGACCCGTTGGTCTTTCGGATCTCCGGCAACGGTTTCGCGAATCCCTCGGTGCTGCGTGAAGCGGCGGACGATTTGAAACAGCTCGTCACGGAACAGTCCGAGACTTGGGATGTATCTGATTCATGGGGAGTCGACGGGTACCAGATCCAGGTCGATGTGGAACAAGATCGAGCGGTTCTGGCTGGTGTTACGAATTCGCAAATCGCGAGGACTTTGAATTCTTACTATTCCGGTTTGCAGCTGACAACGTTTCGGGAAGGCGACCATGAAGTGCCCGTCTATTTCCGGTTGAAGGCGAGTGAACGTGAGTCCGTTCGTGGTTTGCAGGAAGCGTTTGTGGAAGGTGACCGAGGAAAAGTGCCATTGGCATCGCTGGCCGTTTTGAAGCCCACCTTTGAAATTGCCAAAATCGAACGACGGAAGATGAACCGAACCATTGAAGTCAGTTCGCAAATGGAACCGGGCGTCACGGGCAACGACGTTGTGTCTCGGGTTTTGAAATCGGACGAGATGCAGCGGTTGCAAGAAGAACTGCCAACCGGCTACTGGATCGAACCCGGCGGTTCGTACGAAGAGAGTGCCGAAGCTGGTGGGCAGATGATGATGTCGTTTGCGATTTCGTTTCTGTTGATCGTCCTATGCTTGATCTTTCAATACAACGGTTGGTCCAAACCGCTGATCATTCTGTCGACGTTGCCTTTGGCATTGGTCGGTGCGTGGCTGGGTTTGTATTTGTCGGACAAGTCACTCGGCTTTATGCCGCAATTGGGAATCCTGGCACTGTTCGGCATTGTGCTGAACACAGCGATCATCTTTGTTGAGTTCGCGGATCTTTTGATTGCCGAACGAGCACGTGCAAAGAAGTCTTCCGGTGAAACGAACGGGCCGATCGTCGGTCTGACCAAAGAAGAGTTTCGGGATTGCTTGATTGAATCTGGTAAACAACGAATGCTGCCGATCTTTCTCACCACCGCGACAACGGTCGGTGGGTTGGTGCCTTTGGCATTGAGTGGCGGACCACTGTGGGAAGGATTGGCGTGGTGCATGATCGTGGGTTTGCTACTGACCACCACGCTGACGTTGTTCATTGTGCCCGCGTTCTATGCCATTTTGGTGGAGACGTTCCGCGTCGTCCCGGTTAGCGAATCTTGA
- a CDS encoding sigma-70 family RNA polymerase sigma factor — MAVFNKDRNWFQGATVFVTKWRQLLVPLILNIMTERSQPDETQTRIVKLIADARSGDQEALGELLDSYRKFVKFLARSGLHHHLQGKADPSDLAQEVCIAAHGNMADFRGQTPEEFAGWLRGILSNVLAMHLRKYLGTQKRDPRLEQNLNASLVNASGFLQSKIAADVTSPSQHFARNEAFLQLAEALESLPEHYREVIVLRHVEGMSFADVAKSMDKSVDSVEKLWVRGLAKLRTIMT; from the coding sequence ATGGCGGTTTTCAACAAAGACCGCAACTGGTTCCAAGGTGCGACGGTTTTTGTCACAAAATGGCGGCAACTTCTCGTGCCGCTGATTTTGAACATCATGACTGAACGATCTCAACCAGATGAAACGCAGACCCGCATTGTCAAGCTGATCGCCGACGCACGTTCAGGTGACCAAGAGGCACTCGGCGAGTTGCTCGATAGCTACCGAAAGTTTGTCAAATTCCTGGCTCGCTCCGGTTTGCATCATCACTTGCAAGGCAAAGCCGACCCATCGGATTTGGCACAGGAGGTATGCATTGCGGCTCACGGCAACATGGCGGATTTTCGAGGCCAAACCCCGGAGGAGTTTGCAGGGTGGTTGCGAGGCATTTTGTCGAACGTCTTGGCGATGCACTTGCGGAAATACTTGGGGACTCAGAAACGAGATCCTCGATTGGAGCAAAATTTGAATGCCAGTCTGGTCAACGCATCCGGATTCCTGCAATCGAAGATCGCTGCCGACGTGACATCACCGAGTCAGCACTTTGCTCGCAATGAAGCATTCCTGCAATTGGCGGAGGCACTTGAATCATTACCGGAACATTATCGCGAGGTCATCGTTCTACGTCACGTTGAAGGGATGTCATTCGCGGACGTCGCCAAGTCGATGGACAAAAGCGTCGACAGTGTTGAAAAACTGTGGGTCCGCGGGCTCGCGAAATTAAGAACGATCATGACCTGA
- a CDS encoding glycosyltransferase — translation MRILVLTVGTRGDVQPYVALAVGLKKAGHEVQICTCQIFEEFIRSHGIDYAPLNNDIRDFMESEDGRVAMETTTNLFQAVRVGVRLMPKLTGMMHRQVSEMWAAADAFQPDLILFHKKAIGAEDFAERLGCRCALAFYLPLYVPTGESPAFGFPRLPLGRWYNLATYRVIEFITRRSGGRFVGKWRRSQGMSKKRPPYFQHADGSPVAALHAYSPSVIPRPSDWPDHAMVTGYWFLDGATEFTPDPRLLYFLQQGPPPIYVGFGSIFGRDPRATAERVIEAVRLSGQRAILAPGWGGMDLREFDFPETMLSIDAVPHDWLFPQVSAVVHHGGCGTTAAGLRAGRRTIICPFFGDQPFWGRVVHELGVGPKPIPQRRLTPERLAKAISETIDDCEMESRAEQLGKQIRSESGVQNAVRFIDGRNV, via the coding sequence ATGCGGATTCTGGTGCTGACGGTGGGGACGCGAGGCGACGTGCAGCCGTACGTTGCGTTGGCCGTTGGACTGAAGAAGGCGGGGCACGAAGTGCAAATTTGCACGTGCCAGATCTTCGAAGAGTTCATTCGGTCACATGGGATCGACTACGCTCCGTTGAACAACGACATTCGCGATTTCATGGAATCGGAAGATGGTCGAGTGGCGATGGAAACAACCACCAATCTGTTTCAGGCCGTTCGGGTGGGTGTGCGACTGATGCCAAAACTGACAGGAATGATGCATCGTCAAGTCAGTGAAATGTGGGCGGCTGCGGATGCTTTTCAGCCGGATCTGATTTTGTTCCATAAGAAGGCCATCGGCGCCGAAGACTTTGCCGAACGGCTTGGTTGTCGCTGTGCCCTCGCGTTTTACCTGCCACTGTATGTGCCCACGGGGGAGTCGCCTGCGTTTGGGTTTCCAAGGTTGCCGCTCGGCCGTTGGTACAATCTTGCAACTTATCGTGTCATCGAATTCATCACGCGGCGCAGTGGTGGTCGCTTCGTGGGCAAGTGGCGGCGATCCCAAGGAATGTCAAAGAAGCGTCCACCGTACTTTCAGCACGCCGATGGCAGTCCCGTCGCCGCGTTGCATGCCTACAGCCCTTCGGTGATTCCAAGACCTAGCGATTGGCCCGATCATGCGATGGTGACCGGGTATTGGTTCTTGGATGGGGCGACCGAGTTCACCCCTGATCCAAGGCTGCTGTATTTTCTGCAGCAAGGACCACCACCCATCTACGTTGGATTCGGCAGCATCTTTGGGCGCGATCCACGAGCGACCGCCGAACGTGTCATCGAAGCGGTTCGCTTGTCTGGGCAACGAGCCATCTTGGCTCCGGGCTGGGGAGGAATGGACCTACGGGAATTCGATTTCCCCGAGACAATGCTTTCCATCGATGCCGTCCCACACGATTGGTTGTTCCCGCAAGTCTCCGCCGTGGTCCACCATGGCGGCTGTGGAACCACGGCGGCTGGCCTTCGCGCTGGTCGACGCACGATCATTTGTCCCTTCTTTGGTGATCAACCGTTTTGGGGGCGAGTGGTTCATGAACTGGGCGTGGGGCCGAAACCGATCCCACAAAGAAGACTCACGCCCGAACGGCTCGCCAAAGCCATTTCTGAAACGATCGATGACTGTGAAATGGAGTCGAGAGCAGAACAACTCGGCAAGCAGATTCGATCGGAATCGGGCGTGCAAAACGCGGTGCGATTCATTGACGGACGGAATGTTTGA
- a CDS encoding HD domain-containing protein, with protein sequence MNHSKTIIRRVADIVSQRMADQQAGHGIDHVRRVHRTACDIQQQIGGDRLIVELAALLHDVGDAKFHDGKERSAEFSREILANEGMEQSTIDHVAHIVDNLSFRKHETAEELSDEGKIVQDADRLDALGAIGIVRTIENGATVGQPFHIAGNDPSNLSGPKTGAGHFHQKLFRLREMLHTEPARQIAADRERFMETFLDQFMSEMAN encoded by the coding sequence ATGAATCATTCAAAAACAATCATTCGTCGTGTTGCCGACATTGTGAGTCAACGCATGGCTGACCAACAGGCCGGTCACGGAATCGACCATGTCCGGCGAGTCCATCGAACCGCGTGTGACATTCAGCAGCAGATTGGCGGCGACCGCCTGATCGTCGAACTTGCCGCACTGCTTCACGATGTCGGCGATGCAAAATTTCATGATGGCAAGGAACGCAGCGCAGAGTTCTCTCGCGAAATTCTGGCCAACGAGGGGATGGAGCAATCGACGATCGATCACGTCGCACACATCGTTGACAACCTTTCGTTTCGCAAGCACGAAACGGCGGAAGAACTCTCGGACGAAGGCAAGATCGTTCAAGACGCCGACCGGCTCGACGCCCTGGGTGCGATCGGCATTGTTCGAACAATCGAAAACGGAGCAACCGTCGGCCAACCGTTTCACATCGCTGGAAATGACCCCAGCAACCTGAGTGGCCCTAAAACCGGTGCCGGTCACTTTCATCAAAAGCTATTCCGACTCCGGGAAATGTTGCACACCGAACCCGCACGCCAGATCGCAGCCGATCGAGAACGTTTCATGGAAACGTTCCTGGATCAATTCATGAGCGAAATGGCGAACTAA
- a CDS encoding PhzF family phenazine biosynthesis protein yields MSNADISIWQVDAFTSKPFGGNPAAICILPEFPSDEWMQNLAGEMNLSETAFLVRESDRSTYQLRWFTPNVEVDLCGHATLASAHVLWEQGLVAKGSEIRFQTRSGELVCSQSDRGITLDFPALDCSLVDDEKLSSDLKSAFGITKATVYQTAFDLMMVVQSGESVMELRPNYQALKDIPTRGVIVTSQDDRDGIDFVSRFFAPRCGIDEDPVTGSAHCCLAPYWSKRLGINPLVGHQASRRGGMVRCEVDDARVLLTGDAVTVLEGRLMISLADLRGERDKT; encoded by the coding sequence ATGTCGAACGCCGATATTTCGATTTGGCAGGTGGACGCCTTCACCAGCAAGCCGTTTGGAGGGAACCCGGCCGCAATTTGCATCTTGCCCGAGTTCCCGAGTGACGAATGGATGCAAAATCTTGCTGGAGAAATGAACCTATCGGAAACAGCGTTTCTCGTTCGGGAATCTGACCGGTCCACCTATCAATTGCGATGGTTCACGCCGAATGTGGAGGTGGATTTGTGCGGCCACGCAACATTGGCTTCTGCTCATGTTTTGTGGGAACAGGGGCTGGTCGCGAAAGGCTCTGAGATTCGCTTTCAAACGCGTAGCGGTGAACTCGTTTGTTCGCAAAGCGATCGAGGGATCACACTCGATTTTCCTGCTTTGGATTGCTCGCTGGTCGATGATGAGAAGCTGTCTTCGGATCTAAAGTCTGCTTTTGGGATCACCAAAGCGACGGTCTACCAAACCGCATTCGATCTGATGATGGTGGTGCAATCAGGTGAATCGGTGATGGAGCTGCGGCCGAACTACCAAGCATTGAAAGATATTCCGACTCGCGGTGTCATCGTAACTTCACAGGACGATCGGGATGGGATTGATTTTGTATCACGGTTCTTTGCGCCGCGATGCGGGATCGATGAAGATCCAGTGACGGGTTCCGCACATTGTTGCTTGGCCCCGTACTGGTCGAAGCGGTTGGGAATCAATCCGTTGGTTGGGCATCAAGCTTCTCGACGTGGTGGAATGGTTCGATGTGAAGTCGATGACGCCCGAGTGCTATTGACGGGCGATGCAGTCACCGTTTTGGAAGGCCGTCTAATGATCTCGCTGGCGGATTTGCGGGGTGAGAGAGACAAGACATGA
- a CDS encoding GNAT family N-acetyltransferase → MKLRPFHVEDAMDCWRLFRDTVHRVNCRDYSESQLNAWAPETVDLDCWTQRFEGRFAVVVESGAQLIGFADMSHDGHLDRLFVSADHQRRGVAKRMWQELRSQVERLGIRTVFTEASITAKPFFESVGFRAVKCQQVECRGVILTNYRMEWRQKTTLNSG, encoded by the coding sequence ATGAAGCTACGCCCATTTCATGTTGAAGATGCGATGGATTGTTGGCGGTTGTTCCGTGATACCGTTCATCGGGTGAATTGTCGTGACTACTCCGAGTCTCAATTGAACGCATGGGCTCCTGAGACGGTGGACCTGGACTGCTGGACGCAACGATTTGAGGGGCGTTTTGCGGTGGTGGTGGAATCAGGTGCTCAACTGATTGGATTTGCTGACATGAGCCACGATGGGCACTTGGATCGATTGTTCGTATCCGCGGATCACCAACGCCGAGGTGTTGCCAAACGGATGTGGCAAGAACTGCGCAGTCAGGTCGAGCGGTTGGGGATTCGAACCGTTTTCACTGAGGCTAGCATCACCGCGAAACCGTTTTTTGAGTCCGTGGGATTCCGGGCGGTCAAATGTCAGCAGGTGGAATGCCGTGGAGTCATCCTGACGAACTATCGCATGGAATGGCGGCAGAAGACGACATTGAACTCAGGGTGA
- a CDS encoding serine/threonine protein kinase has product MNDGENMATFDETNDNGVVAAVKDYMRLLENGKAPSIEDFLAGYASIEEELRPALEGLAMLHGAGSPSEPSTTAVGPDAEFTAKPIGDFQIVGELGRGGMGVVYEAVQLSLGRKVALKVLPFASGLDEVRLQRFRNEAHAAAALHHTNIVPVYAVGSDRGVHYYAMQLIDGRTLADVIDEMRQEAKNGKSNDTRPMRDSISAAPTRSNNTTSMGTSMGRRRHYESAVRMAHEAAIAIEHAHQYGVIHRDIKPGNLLIDGAGKVWVTDFGLAHIESDTNNLTRTGDPMGTLRYASPEQASGNRMILDHRTDVYSFGVTLYELLTLRPAIEGEGFRELLNAVIEVEPPSPMSIAPDLPTELDTIVRKAIAKQPSERYATMKALADDLQCWLDDKPIQAKPPTALERLAKWRRRNSGLVAAAFGMLLIASVALLVTALLVWREQRQTQLALDRETQQRELAEESFQQARAAVDAFSELSESELAYRAGLQDVRRTFLETSLSFYRDFLELRADDPALKSELAKTSARVEAMVEELQLLENIGPLLQLLEESVQKELQIDREKADAITDAVKMLQSERHSLANENPGNLSIENADMTALLESFDSFLKQKLSPQQVERLQQIARQRRLPFTFKSAEVVAALEMTREQRVRIDQIIEETRPSRRGGFEGDRGPRDRDNGRRGPGPDGFEFGMRGRFDGGRFDDGRSPDGNGSRGGRPPEFGRPPEMNGPPEFGGPPGRKGPSGFNGPPHDMWNSDGTRYTVEKILEILTPEQRQKWNELIGEPFVQ; this is encoded by the coding sequence ATGAACGACGGGGAAAACATGGCCACTTTCGATGAAACCAATGACAATGGCGTGGTCGCTGCGGTCAAGGACTACATGCGATTGCTGGAAAATGGAAAGGCTCCTTCGATCGAAGATTTTTTGGCTGGCTATGCCTCCATTGAAGAAGAGCTGCGTCCGGCCCTCGAAGGTTTGGCCATGCTGCATGGTGCGGGATCGCCGTCCGAACCCTCCACCACCGCTGTGGGGCCTGATGCGGAGTTCACGGCCAAACCGATCGGTGATTTCCAGATCGTTGGTGAGCTCGGCCGCGGAGGAATGGGCGTTGTCTATGAAGCCGTTCAGCTCTCTCTGGGGCGCAAGGTTGCTCTGAAGGTCCTGCCATTTGCGAGCGGTTTGGACGAAGTGCGTTTGCAACGTTTTCGCAACGAAGCTCACGCCGCGGCGGCTTTGCATCACACCAATATCGTGCCGGTCTACGCCGTCGGTAGCGATCGCGGTGTGCACTACTATGCAATGCAACTGATCGACGGACGCACGTTGGCCGACGTGATCGATGAGATGCGTCAGGAAGCCAAAAACGGTAAATCAAATGACACCCGGCCGATGCGTGATTCGATCAGTGCGGCACCGACGCGATCGAACAACACGACGTCGATGGGCACCTCGATGGGGCGACGACGGCACTATGAGTCCGCCGTCCGAATGGCACACGAAGCGGCGATCGCGATTGAGCACGCGCATCAGTACGGGGTCATTCACCGAGACATCAAACCGGGAAACTTGCTGATCGATGGCGCCGGCAAGGTGTGGGTCACCGATTTTGGTTTGGCACACATCGAATCCGACACCAACAATCTGACTCGGACCGGCGACCCAATGGGGACGTTGCGGTATGCTTCGCCCGAACAAGCGTCCGGGAACCGGATGATCTTGGATCACCGCACCGATGTGTATTCGTTTGGCGTGACGCTTTACGAATTGCTGACCCTGCGGCCTGCAATCGAAGGCGAAGGTTTTCGCGAGTTGCTCAACGCGGTGATTGAGGTCGAACCACCATCACCGATGTCCATCGCACCGGATCTGCCCACCGAGTTAGACACGATCGTCCGCAAAGCAATCGCGAAGCAGCCGTCTGAACGCTACGCGACAATGAAGGCACTGGCCGATGATTTGCAGTGTTGGTTGGACGACAAACCGATCCAAGCCAAACCGCCGACAGCACTCGAACGGTTGGCAAAATGGCGTCGCCGCAACAGTGGTTTGGTGGCGGCTGCGTTCGGGATGTTATTGATTGCCTCGGTCGCTTTGTTGGTGACTGCGTTGCTGGTTTGGCGAGAACAACGGCAAACACAACTGGCTCTTGACCGCGAAACCCAGCAACGTGAATTGGCGGAGGAAAGCTTTCAGCAAGCTCGTGCCGCGGTCGATGCCTTCAGTGAACTGAGTGAAAGCGAACTGGCTTACCGAGCGGGGCTTCAAGATGTACGTCGAACTTTCCTCGAGACGTCGTTGTCGTTTTATCGCGACTTCTTAGAGCTTCGTGCCGATGATCCGGCTCTGAAAAGCGAATTGGCAAAGACTTCGGCTCGTGTGGAAGCCATGGTCGAGGAATTGCAGTTGCTCGAGAACATTGGACCGTTGTTACAGCTCTTGGAAGAGAGCGTGCAAAAAGAGTTGCAGATCGATCGCGAAAAGGCGGACGCGATCACCGATGCCGTCAAAATGCTTCAGTCCGAACGGCATTCCTTGGCCAATGAAAACCCAGGCAACCTGTCGATTGAAAATGCCGATATGACAGCCCTGTTGGAATCATTTGATTCGTTCTTGAAGCAGAAACTGAGCCCTCAGCAAGTCGAACGTTTGCAACAAATCGCTCGGCAGCGTCGATTGCCATTCACATTCAAATCCGCCGAAGTTGTCGCGGCTCTTGAAATGACTCGCGAGCAACGAGTGCGGATCGATCAAATCATCGAAGAAACGCGTCCTTCACGCCGTGGCGGGTTCGAGGGTGATCGAGGTCCTCGCGATCGTGATAATGGACGACGTGGTCCAGGCCCGGATGGGTTCGAGTTTGGAATGCGAGGACGTTTTGATGGTGGACGGTTCGATGATGGGCGATCGCCTGATGGAAATGGTTCGCGGGGCGGACGGCCACCTGAATTCGGCCGGCCTCCTGAGATGAATGGCCCACCTGAATTTGGTGGCCCACCGGGGAGGAAAGGGCCTTCGGGATTCAACGGTCCGCCGCATGACATGTGGAACTCCGACGGAACCCGTTACACCGTTGAAAAGATCCTGGAGATTCTGACGCCCGAGCAGCGACAGAAATGGAACGAACTGATCGGCGAACCGTTCGTTCAGTGA